A single window of Fimbriimonadaceae bacterium DNA harbors:
- a CDS encoding DUF2071 domain-containing protein yields the protein MVAPDEYLRMRETPAGPPLMHQRWTDLLFLHASLEPEVVRPLLPAGLDLDTYPDAEGREKAWVGLVPFRMSGIRPRGLPALPWLSAFPETNVRTYVHRNGRDPGVWFFSLEAARWLACRFARATFGLNYRHARMQVSREGDRITYRGRRLEAPKPAELAIEAVLGPRLPQPEPGSFEFFLVERYLLYSMHRGSMVTGRVAHEPYALRSASVASCSEQLLARAGIAAGPWEHVCFSEGVDVRVYPVARVEE from the coding sequence ATGGTCGCGCCGGACGAGTACCTGAGGATGCGCGAGACTCCCGCGGGTCCTCCGTTGATGCACCAACGGTGGACCGACCTGTTGTTTCTGCATGCGTCGCTCGAGCCCGAGGTCGTGCGCCCGTTGCTTCCCGCGGGGTTGGATTTGGACACGTATCCCGATGCGGAGGGGCGCGAGAAGGCGTGGGTGGGTTTGGTTCCGTTTCGAATGAGCGGGATTCGGCCGCGCGGCCTGCCCGCGCTGCCGTGGCTCAGCGCCTTTCCCGAAACGAATGTGCGCACCTATGTCCACCGGAACGGCCGAGACCCCGGGGTCTGGTTCTTCTCCCTCGAAGCCGCCCGGTGGCTGGCGTGCCGCTTCGCGCGGGCCACGTTCGGGTTGAACTACAGGCACGCCCGGATGCAGGTGTCGAGAGAGGGGGATCGCATCACTTACCGCGGACGCCGCCTGGAGGCGCCCAAGCCGGCGGAGCTCGCCATCGAAGCGGTCCTTGGCCCTCGTCTGCCGCAACCAGAACCCGGATCGTTCGAGTTCTTTCTCGTCGAGCGCTACCTGCTCTATTCGATGCACCGTGGTTCGATGGTGACCGGACGCGTGGCCCACGAGCCTTACGCGCTGAGGTCCGCCTCCGTGGCTTCCTGCTCCGAGCAGCTCTTGGCACGGGCGGGAATCGCGGCGGGCCCCTGGGAGCACGTCTGTTTCAGCGAAGGAGTGGACGTTCGGGTCTATCCGGTGGCCCGCGTGGAGGAGTGA
- a CDS encoding superoxide dismutase family protein: MEVTKAVSTSIAVLAVAVIGWQAHAQNPAAAPTPQIGRAVAVVQPTAGNQVKGIVTFTVGAHGVLVHAEVTGLPPNSTHGFHIHEFGDLRSDDGKSLGGHYNPGGHMHALPTTSMRHAGDLGNLKADAKGVATLNQEFDTFTIDGEKAPILGRGLVIHALPDDGGQPTGNAGGRIAVGVIGVAGS; the protein is encoded by the coding sequence ATGGAAGTCACCAAAGCAGTCTCGACATCGATCGCCGTCCTCGCGGTCGCCGTCATCGGATGGCAGGCCCACGCCCAGAACCCCGCTGCGGCGCCCACCCCGCAAATCGGGCGCGCCGTCGCCGTCGTGCAGCCGACCGCCGGAAACCAAGTGAAGGGCATCGTCACCTTTACCGTGGGCGCGCACGGCGTGCTCGTCCATGCGGAAGTGACGGGGCTCCCACCCAACTCCACCCACGGTTTCCACATCCACGAGTTCGGGGATCTCCGCTCGGACGATGGGAAGAGTCTGGGCGGGCACTACAATCCCGGGGGGCACATGCACGCGCTTCCCACGACCTCCATGCGGCACGCGGGCGATCTGGGCAACCTCAAGGCCGACGCGAAGGGGGTCGCCACACTCAACCAGGAGTTCGACACCTTCACGATCGACGGTGAAAAGGCGCCCATCCTCGGTCGCGGCCTCGTGATCCACGCCCTTCCCGACGACGGCGGGCAGCCCACCGGCAACGCTGGAGGCCGCATCGCGGTCGGCGTGATCGGAGTCGCGGGAAGCTAA
- the aat gene encoding leucyl/phenylalanyl-tRNA--protein transferase has product MNSDELTPFLLRHAYEQGAFPMTLDDGSVGWFQPIRRALFAIEGIHVSRSLKRTLRSGRFEFRFDTSFESVMRGCLRPDDNWISEAFIRVYGEVHRLGWAHCSEAWLDGKLVGGVYGLQVGSCFCAESMFHRVTDASKAALWALVERCREEGFTLFDAQVMNPHLASLGAFEVPHGAYMERLRKALKKPLPHRSWQECKPRKFGG; this is encoded by the coding sequence GTGAACAGCGACGAGCTGACGCCCTTCCTCCTGCGGCACGCGTACGAGCAGGGCGCATTTCCGATGACGCTGGACGATGGATCGGTGGGTTGGTTTCAGCCCATCCGGCGCGCGCTCTTCGCCATCGAGGGAATCCACGTGTCTCGCTCGCTCAAGCGGACGTTGCGCTCCGGGCGATTCGAGTTCCGTTTCGACACGTCTTTCGAGAGCGTGATGCGGGGGTGCCTCCGGCCGGACGACAACTGGATCAGCGAGGCGTTCATCAGGGTTTACGGCGAGGTCCACCGCCTCGGTTGGGCGCACTGCTCCGAGGCGTGGCTCGATGGGAAACTCGTGGGCGGGGTGTACGGCCTGCAAGTGGGCTCGTGCTTCTGCGCCGAGTCGATGTTCCACCGGGTGACCGACGCGTCGAAAGCGGCATTGTGGGCGCTGGTCGAGCGTTGCCGGGAGGAGGGGTTCACCCTCTTCGACGCGCAGGTGATGAACCCGCACCTCGCGTCTCTAGGCGCCTTCGAGGTCCCGCACGGGGCGTACATGGAGCGGCTGCGAAAGGCCCTGAAGAAGCCCCTGCCGCACCGTTCGTGGCAAGAGTGCAAGCCGCGGAAGTTTGGGGGTTAG
- a CDS encoding class I SAM-dependent methyltransferase: MRGDGGWSDSADAWIASVDEGDPSRTVLLDRVMLDVCGSLEGRRVLDVGCGEGRFARMLRERGAWVLGVDPIPRLVQEASARDRAGFYLRGSGEQLPVCDGAFDLVVSYLTLIDIPDFRAAIAEMARALRKGGRLVVANINAFCTADPRGWLHDEAGNKLHFPVDRYLEERPNRVAWKGISVENWHRPMSATMGAFLTCGLTLKQYLEPAPPDDLRAAHPEWDHFWRVPYFHVLEWEKAP, encoded by the coding sequence GTGAGGGGAGATGGCGGCTGGAGCGATTCGGCCGATGCGTGGATAGCCTCGGTCGATGAGGGGGACCCGAGCCGAACGGTCCTGCTCGACCGCGTCATGCTGGACGTTTGCGGCTCGCTGGAGGGGCGGAGAGTGCTCGATGTCGGTTGCGGCGAGGGGCGTTTCGCGAGGATGCTGCGCGAACGGGGCGCGTGGGTGCTCGGCGTCGATCCGATCCCGCGGCTCGTCCAAGAGGCCTCGGCCAGGGATCGGGCCGGCTTCTACCTCCGAGGCAGCGGAGAACAGCTTCCGGTGTGCGATGGAGCGTTCGATCTGGTCGTCTCGTATCTCACCCTGATCGATATTCCGGATTTCCGGGCCGCGATCGCGGAGATGGCGCGCGCGCTGCGGAAGGGGGGGCGGCTGGTCGTCGCGAACATCAACGCGTTCTGCACGGCCGATCCGCGAGGTTGGCTCCACGACGAGGCGGGGAACAAGCTGCACTTTCCCGTCGATCGCTACCTTGAGGAGCGCCCCAACCGCGTCGCGTGGAAAGGAATCTCCGTCGAGAACTGGCACCGGCCGATGAGTGCGACGATGGGCGCGTTCTTGACTTGCGGCCTGACGCTCAAGCAGTATCTCGAACCCGCGCCGCCCGACGACCTGCGGGCCGCGCACCCGGAGTGGGACCACTTTTGGCGAGTCCCCTACTTCCATGTGTTGGAGTGGGAGAAGGCTCCGTGA
- a CDS encoding DinB family protein translates to MTASELLAWQIDDVGNQILKTLENLPAEHRDARVVPGAMSPNDVIEHLCECYEAAAAVAEGRKHPWGRFAFSGETWEERLARWRELRSRAKALVTGGDDPKRLTEGYEYIVGHDAYHVGQLCQLRLHLDPKWDSMSIYG, encoded by the coding sequence ATGACCGCTTCCGAGCTCCTCGCCTGGCAAATCGACGACGTGGGAAACCAAATTCTGAAGACGCTCGAGAACCTTCCCGCCGAGCATCGGGACGCGCGGGTCGTGCCCGGTGCGATGAGTCCCAACGACGTGATCGAGCATCTTTGCGAATGCTATGAGGCGGCAGCCGCCGTGGCGGAGGGACGCAAGCACCCGTGGGGCAGGTTCGCCTTCTCCGGGGAGACCTGGGAGGAGCGTCTCGCGCGGTGGAGGGAACTTCGATCGCGAGCGAAGGCGCTGGTCACCGGAGGCGACGACCCGAAGCGGCTCACGGAAGGGTACGAGTACATCGTCGGCCACGATGCGTACCACGTGGGCCAATTGTGCCAGCTCCGCCTGCACCTCGATCCCAAGTGGGACTCGATGAGCATCTACGGCTAG
- a CDS encoding dicarboxylate/amino acid:cation symporter, whose translation MADARPPARTSRWILIGGPLGLALGFAIGSFADTSSLLPIFQPIGALWMNAMRVAVVPLTVCLLVLGVCSLPRGKDLGRWGSAMFACFLALLVAGAAITLLIGVPYLAAYGPAPIDLPQIAGRVPAETPPAKPWTDILLPSNLFAAAASGELLSLCVLAILFGFAVRSLPLESRRPLELLFASLRDATLTFVRWTVALLPIGAFSLALAFGASSGFRVAREIVHFTVFATALMLLLCLLVMIATRLAGRLRWADYFRVILPIQAVAVGTRSSIATLPSVIEGAQRLGLPEPAIDLVVPGSSSLFKANRIVSSTAKVLFMAALFHVTLDPATIAVFLGTIAILAFASPGIPSVATGSTFGAYLAAGIPAEGIVMFEVANSLTDFAKTALNVTANLAVAVLASRWVARSEAKAASGRPLQSSPI comes from the coding sequence ATGGCAGACGCCCGCCCACCGGCGCGAACGTCCCGCTGGATCCTCATCGGGGGGCCGCTCGGGTTGGCGCTCGGATTCGCGATCGGCTCCTTCGCGGACACCTCCTCCCTGCTGCCGATCTTCCAGCCGATCGGCGCGCTCTGGATGAACGCGATGCGGGTCGCCGTGGTGCCGCTCACCGTGTGCCTGCTGGTCCTCGGCGTCTGCTCGCTGCCGCGCGGAAAGGACCTCGGCCGGTGGGGGAGCGCGATGTTCGCCTGCTTCCTCGCCTTGCTCGTCGCCGGCGCCGCGATCACGCTCCTGATCGGAGTTCCCTACCTCGCCGCCTACGGTCCCGCTCCCATCGATCTGCCGCAGATCGCGGGCAGGGTTCCCGCGGAGACGCCGCCCGCGAAGCCCTGGACCGACATCCTGCTTCCGTCCAACCTCTTCGCCGCGGCGGCGAGCGGCGAGCTGCTCTCGCTCTGCGTTCTTGCGATCCTGTTCGGGTTCGCGGTCAGGTCGCTCCCTTTGGAGAGCCGCAGACCGCTCGAGCTCCTGTTCGCCTCGCTGCGGGACGCGACCCTGACGTTCGTGCGGTGGACCGTCGCCCTGCTGCCCATCGGCGCCTTCTCGCTCGCGCTGGCCTTCGGTGCGAGCTCGGGCTTCCGGGTAGCGCGCGAGATCGTGCATTTCACTGTCTTCGCCACCGCGCTGATGCTCCTTCTGTGCCTTTTGGTGATGATCGCGACGCGATTGGCGGGACGGCTGCGATGGGCCGACTACTTCCGGGTGATCCTCCCCATTCAGGCCGTCGCCGTCGGAACGCGATCGTCGATCGCGACCCTGCCTTCGGTCATCGAAGGAGCCCAGCGACTCGGCTTGCCGGAGCCGGCCATCGACCTGGTCGTGCCCGGCTCCTCGAGTCTGTTCAAGGCCAACCGCATCGTCTCGTCGACCGCGAAAGTGCTGTTCATGGCCGCCCTGTTTCACGTGACCCTCGACCCCGCCACGATCGCCGTGTTTCTCGGAACGATCGCGATTCTCGCGTTCGCCTCCCCCGGGATTCCCAGCGTCGCCACGGGCTCGACGTTCGGCGCGTACCTCGCCGCGGGTATTCCGGCCGAGGGCATCGTGATGTTCGAGGTCGCCAACTCGCTGACCGATTTCGCCAAGACCGCGCTCAACGTGACCGCCAACCTGGCCGTAGCGGTGCTCGCGTCCCGGTGGGTCGCGCGAAGCGAAGCGAAGGCCGCGTCGGGACGCCCCCTTCAGTCCAGCCCGATCTGA
- a CDS encoding 2TM domain-containing protein — protein sequence MGDLRNDYQEEDVEEILRRAARIESAGARRERETLVRTAAEIGISEESLALAEAEYAKDRSHLGLEDAYRTEQRREFFEHLSAYVGVNAFLIAINLLRFHGSFWAIWPLLGWGLGLYFHAMRALNPNNSEYQAGLRRYLKRKGRKAREAPHPESPQV from the coding sequence ATGGGTGATTTGCGCAACGATTACCAGGAGGAGGATGTCGAGGAGATCCTCAGGCGCGCGGCACGCATCGAGTCTGCGGGAGCGCGCCGCGAGCGCGAGACGCTCGTCCGCACGGCGGCCGAAATCGGAATCAGCGAAGAGTCCCTGGCTCTGGCCGAGGCGGAGTACGCCAAGGATCGGTCCCACCTCGGGCTGGAGGACGCGTATCGCACCGAGCAGCGGCGCGAGTTCTTCGAGCACTTGTCGGCCTATGTGGGCGTCAACGCCTTCCTCATCGCGATCAACCTGCTCCGGTTTCACGGCTCGTTCTGGGCGATCTGGCCCTTGCTCGGATGGGGCCTCGGGCTCTATTTCCACGCGATGCGTGCGCTCAACCCCAACAACAGCGAATACCAGGCTGGATTGAGGCGGTACCTCAAGCGAAAGGGCCGCAAGGCGCGCGAGGCGCCGCATCCAGAGTCCCCACAGGTATAA
- the rpsB gene encoding 30S ribosomal protein S2, whose amino-acid sequence MAQLSMKELLESGVHFGHQTRRWNPKMKRYIYGARNGIYIVDLHQTIKLFEEALDYVKKVAEDGGTVLFVGTKKQAQAAVKEAAQRSGQFFVCERWLGGTLTNWKTIQQRIGRLKELDRMEADGYFDRLPKKEMLKRREEREKLNRYLEGIRDLPGMPAAMFVVDLNKEAIAVAEARKMNIPIVAIVDTNCDPDMAEYVIPGNDDAIRAIRLVTSKMAEAILEARPLDESVTEGTLTEEGEIAEDGAESYGAVDEELLRAFSVDDELDTEEKV is encoded by the coding sequence ATGGCTCAGCTCAGCATGAAGGAGCTGCTTGAATCCGGCGTGCATTTCGGGCACCAGACCCGACGCTGGAATCCGAAGATGAAGCGCTATATCTATGGCGCGCGGAACGGCATCTACATCGTCGACCTGCACCAGACGATCAAGCTCTTCGAAGAGGCGCTCGACTACGTCAAGAAGGTCGCCGAGGACGGCGGCACGGTACTGTTCGTCGGCACGAAGAAGCAGGCGCAGGCGGCGGTGAAGGAAGCCGCGCAGCGCTCGGGACAGTTCTTCGTCTGCGAGCGCTGGCTCGGCGGCACGCTGACCAACTGGAAGACGATCCAGCAGCGCATCGGCCGGCTCAAGGAGCTCGACCGGATGGAAGCAGACGGCTATTTCGACCGGCTCCCCAAGAAGGAGATGCTCAAGCGACGCGAAGAGCGCGAGAAGCTGAACCGCTATCTCGAAGGGATCCGCGATCTGCCGGGGATGCCCGCGGCGATGTTCGTCGTGGACCTCAACAAGGAGGCCATCGCGGTCGCCGAGGCGCGCAAGATGAACATCCCGATCGTCGCGATCGTGGACACGAACTGCGACCCCGACATGGCGGAGTACGTGATCCCCGGCAACGACGACGCGATCCGCGCGATCCGGCTGGTCACCAGCAAGATGGCCGAGGCGATCCTCGAGGCGCGCCCGTTGGACGAGTCCGTCACGGAAGGCACGCTCACCGAAGAGGGCGAGATCGCCGAGGATGGAGCGGAGTCGTACGGCGCGGTGGACGAAGAGCTGCTGCGCGCGTTCTCGGTCGATGACGAGTTGGATACGGAGGAGAAAGTCTAA
- the tsf gene encoding translation elongation factor Ts, protein MRLRNETDAPMMECKAALAEAGGDFEKAKALLREKGKAAAAKRADRSTAAGVVAFASSPDGKTVGGLVLESETDFVAKNEMFIEAAQKLAEMFRDNDPGQDPYAVSAQGTTVRDIVDELVGKIRENIQVTRAIRLTGSNPIATYVHHDKTKGAAVELAGDASNALDAGFKVAVQTVSNPPQFIAKDEVPQEKIDREMEIEVQRALNEGKPENIAKNIAMGRINKEYLKQVVLLEQPFYADAAKSVAQYLQEEAKAGGGSLSVKSFTYLAVGGGS, encoded by the coding sequence ATGAGGCTTCGCAACGAGACCGATGCCCCGATGATGGAGTGCAAGGCCGCGCTGGCCGAAGCCGGCGGCGATTTCGAGAAGGCGAAGGCGCTCCTGCGCGAAAAGGGGAAAGCCGCGGCCGCCAAGCGCGCCGACCGGTCCACCGCGGCGGGCGTCGTCGCGTTCGCCTCGAGCCCCGACGGGAAGACCGTGGGCGGCTTGGTCCTTGAGTCCGAGACGGACTTCGTGGCCAAGAACGAGATGTTCATCGAGGCGGCCCAGAAGCTTGCCGAGATGTTCCGCGACAACGATCCCGGGCAGGACCCCTACGCCGTGTCCGCCCAGGGCACCACGGTGCGGGACATCGTGGACGAGCTGGTCGGCAAGATCCGAGAGAACATCCAGGTCACCCGGGCCATCCGCCTGACGGGCTCCAACCCCATCGCGACCTACGTGCATCACGACAAGACCAAGGGCGCAGCCGTCGAGCTGGCCGGCGATGCCTCCAACGCGCTGGACGCGGGCTTCAAGGTCGCGGTCCAGACCGTGTCGAACCCGCCGCAGTTCATCGCGAAGGACGAGGTGCCGCAGGAGAAGATCGATCGCGAGATGGAGATCGAGGTTCAACGCGCGCTCAACGAGGGCAAGCCCGAGAACATTGCAAAGAACATCGCCATGGGCCGCATCAACAAGGAGTACCTCAAACAGGTGGTCCTGCTCGAACAGCCGTTCTATGCGGACGCCGCCAAATCGGTCGCGCAGTACCTCCAGGAGGAGGCCAAGGCCGGCGGCGGATCGTTGAGTGTGAAGTCGTTCACCTATCTCGCCGTCGGCGGAGGGTCTTAA
- the pyrH gene encoding UMP kinase has translation MIERRPFKRVLVKLSGEALAGGLGAGLDSETLAYIARELASVHSKGVEVAVVVGGGNFIRGDVFSSEGGIDRTVADQMGMLGTLINALALQSAIESAGVPTRVQSAIEVSQVAESFIRRRAIRHLEKGRVVVFAAGTGNPYFTTDTAAVLRALEIEAGCLIKATKVDGVYDKDPNKHEGATRFETVQFTEAISRRLAVMDQTAFTMCREHRLPIIVLDFNTPGSMVRAVQGEPVGTLVGGE, from the coding sequence ATGATCGAGCGTCGCCCCTTCAAGCGCGTGCTCGTCAAGCTCAGCGGCGAAGCCCTCGCGGGCGGTCTGGGCGCGGGTCTCGACTCGGAGACCCTGGCCTACATCGCCCGCGAACTGGCCTCCGTCCACTCGAAGGGCGTGGAGGTGGCGGTCGTGGTCGGGGGCGGCAACTTCATCCGTGGAGACGTGTTCTCCTCGGAGGGAGGCATCGACCGCACCGTCGCCGACCAGATGGGCATGCTCGGCACCCTGATCAACGCCCTGGCCCTCCAATCGGCGATCGAGAGCGCGGGGGTCCCCACGCGGGTCCAGTCGGCGATCGAGGTGAGCCAGGTCGCGGAGAGCTTCATCCGCAGGCGCGCGATCCGCCACCTCGAAAAGGGCCGCGTCGTCGTGTTCGCGGCCGGAACGGGCAACCCATACTTCACCACGGATACCGCGGCGGTCCTGCGGGCCCTCGAGATCGAGGCGGGTTGCCTCATCAAGGCCACGAAGGTGGACGGCGTGTACGACAAGGACCCGAACAAGCACGAGGGGGCGACCCGGTTCGAGACCGTGCAGTTCACCGAGGCGATCAGCCGCCGCCTGGCGGTGATGGACCAGACCGCTTTCACGATGTGCCGGGAGCACCGCCTTCCGATCATCGTGTTAGACTTCAACACTCCCGGATCCATGGTCCGGGCCGTCCAGGGAGAGCCTGTGGGCACTCTCGTAGGGGGTGAATGA
- the frr gene encoding ribosome recycling factor: MMTPDQMLKDGDHRMQQAIEAMLHDFASYRTGRANPAVLERVHVEYYGVETPMNQIANISIPEPRQLMITPYDKSSLANIERAILKSDLGINPTNDGQNIRLNFPAMTEERRKEMVKQVNTRSEQACVAIRNVRRDVIEHLKAAEKEKELSEDQLRSYEHKVQELTDKHVAHVHELQKQKDAELMEV; this comes from the coding sequence ATGATGACGCCAGATCAGATGCTGAAAGATGGAGACCACCGCATGCAGCAAGCCATCGAGGCGATGCTGCACGACTTCGCGAGCTACCGCACCGGACGGGCGAATCCCGCCGTCCTCGAGCGCGTTCACGTCGAGTACTACGGCGTCGAGACGCCGATGAACCAGATCGCCAACATCAGCATCCCCGAGCCGCGCCAACTGATGATCACGCCGTACGACAAGTCGTCGCTCGCCAACATCGAGCGGGCGATCCTCAAGAGCGATCTCGGCATCAACCCGACCAACGACGGCCAGAACATCCGCCTCAACTTCCCCGCAATGACCGAGGAGCGGCGCAAGGAGATGGTCAAACAGGTCAACACGCGCTCGGAACAGGCGTGCGTCGCCATCCGCAACGTCCGCCGCGACGTCATCGAGCACCTCAAAGCCGCTGAGAAGGAGAAGGAGCTCAGCGAGGACCAGCTCCGCTCGTACGAACACAAGGTCCAAGAACTCACCGACAAGCACGTCGCCCACGTCCACGAGCTTCAAAAGCAGAAGGACGCGGAATTGATGGAAGTTTAG
- the uppS gene encoding polyprenyl diphosphate synthase: protein MSTLDTLPKHVGIIMDGNGRWARSRGLGRLLGHREGYKTLRGVLLDASELGIRYLTVYAFSAENWRRPEEEVSGLMKLIERAARDELRMMHQNGVRVEATGRIHELPSGLQEALREGIETTRHNTGITFTLAVNYGGRAEIVDAVRTLIHDGVEEEDVDEGAISERLYHPEHPEPDLIIRTAGEMRTSNFLLWQAAYAELYVTDTPWPEFGRKELEAALEAYAKRTRKFGAVVE, encoded by the coding sequence GTGTCGACACTCGACACTCTCCCCAAGCATGTTGGGATCATCATGGACGGCAACGGCCGATGGGCGCGGTCGCGCGGCCTCGGGAGGCTGTTGGGCCATCGAGAAGGCTACAAGACGCTGCGAGGCGTGCTGCTCGACGCCTCCGAGCTGGGCATCCGCTACTTGACCGTGTACGCCTTCTCCGCCGAAAACTGGCGCCGCCCAGAGGAGGAGGTGTCCGGCCTCATGAAGCTGATCGAACGCGCCGCGCGCGACGAGCTGCGCATGATGCACCAGAACGGGGTTCGGGTCGAGGCGACCGGGCGGATCCACGAGCTGCCGTCCGGACTCCAGGAGGCGCTTCGCGAAGGCATCGAGACCACCCGCCACAACACAGGGATCACCTTCACCCTCGCGGTGAACTACGGCGGACGCGCGGAGATCGTCGATGCGGTGCGCACGTTGATCCACGACGGCGTGGAGGAAGAGGACGTCGACGAGGGCGCGATCTCCGAACGCCTCTACCACCCCGAACATCCGGAGCCCGACCTGATCATCCGCACGGCGGGCGAGATGCGCACGAGCAACTTCCTGCTCTGGCAGGCCGCCTACGCCGAACTCTACGTGACCGACACCCCGTGGCCCGAGTTCGGCAGAAAGGAGCTGGAAGCCGCTCTCGAGGCCTACGCCAAACGCACGCGCAAGTTCGGCGCCGTCGTGGAGTAA